Proteins encoded within one genomic window of Bradyrhizobium sp. CB1717:
- a CDS encoding ABC transporter ATP-binding protein yields MTNPVLDINNLVVSVGKKPGGAKIIDGISIQVRERETLCLVGESGSGKSVTSLTTMGLLPKGTLVPTSGSVKLVGEELLTATDRRLRQLRATQMAMIFQEPMTALNPVVPVGRQIDEVLRAHTKLDARARKKRILDMMEQVRLPQVERIFASYPHRLSGGQRQRIMIAMALVLEPKLLIADEPTTALDVTTQKQILTLIRDLQRDHGTAVLFITHDMGVVAEIADRVAVMRQGRLVETGPLETVLRNPTMEYTRNLLASVPSLVPRPPREESREPVVLEANDLSKVYKERAFFGKGREVVAADKVTLTLRKGRTLGIVGESGSGKSTVARCIVRLIDPTSGGVRLAGREISDISRRLLQPHRQKIQIVFQDPYRSLNPRVTVGESIAEGPINYGVSHADAMKRARELLELVGLPADAVSRYPHQFSGGQRQRIAIARALALDPDVLVADEAVSALDVSVQAQVLELLDEIQKRLGIAILFITHDLRVAAQICDEVVVMQHGRVVEQGPAAEVLTHPKEAYTKALLDAAPGRNWDFANFRPVVEGVGASA; encoded by the coding sequence ATGACCAACCCTGTTCTCGACATCAACAACCTCGTCGTCTCCGTCGGCAAGAAGCCGGGCGGCGCGAAGATCATCGACGGCATCTCGATCCAGGTGCGCGAGCGCGAGACGCTGTGCCTCGTCGGCGAAAGCGGCTCGGGCAAGTCGGTGACCTCGCTCACCACGATGGGCCTGTTGCCGAAGGGCACGCTGGTGCCGACCTCCGGCAGCGTCAAGCTGGTCGGCGAGGAGCTGCTCACCGCGACCGACCGCCGCCTGCGCCAGCTCCGCGCGACGCAGATGGCGATGATCTTCCAGGAGCCGATGACCGCGCTCAATCCGGTGGTGCCGGTCGGCCGCCAGATCGACGAGGTGCTGCGCGCCCACACCAAGCTCGATGCGAGGGCGCGCAAGAAGCGCATCCTCGACATGATGGAGCAGGTCCGCCTGCCCCAGGTCGAGCGCATCTTCGCCTCCTACCCGCACCGCCTCTCCGGCGGCCAGCGCCAGCGCATCATGATCGCGATGGCGCTGGTGCTGGAGCCGAAGCTGCTGATTGCGGACGAGCCGACCACCGCGCTCGACGTCACCACGCAGAAGCAGATTTTGACCCTGATCCGCGACCTCCAGCGCGATCACGGCACGGCCGTGCTGTTCATCACCCACGACATGGGCGTGGTGGCCGAGATCGCCGATCGCGTCGCGGTGATGCGGCAGGGCCGTCTCGTCGAGACCGGTCCGCTCGAGACCGTGCTGCGCAATCCGACCATGGAGTATACCCGCAACCTGCTGGCGTCGGTGCCGAGCCTGGTGCCGCGGCCGCCGCGCGAGGAGAGCCGCGAGCCTGTCGTGCTGGAGGCCAACGACCTCAGCAAGGTCTACAAGGAACGCGCGTTCTTCGGCAAAGGCCGCGAGGTCGTCGCCGCCGACAAGGTTACGCTGACGCTGCGCAAGGGCCGCACGCTCGGCATCGTCGGCGAGAGCGGCTCGGGCAAGTCCACTGTGGCGCGCTGCATCGTCCGCCTGATCGATCCGACTTCCGGCGGCGTGCGCCTTGCCGGCCGCGAGATCTCCGACATCTCGCGCCGTCTGCTGCAGCCGCATCGGCAGAAGATCCAGATCGTATTCCAGGATCCCTACCGCTCGCTCAATCCGCGCGTCACCGTCGGCGAGAGCATCGCGGAAGGCCCGATCAATTACGGGGTCTCGCATGCCGACGCGATGAAGCGCGCCCGCGAGCTGCTCGAGCTCGTCGGCCTGCCGGCCGACGCGGTGTCGCGCTATCCGCACCAGTTCTCCGGCGGCCAGCGCCAGCGCATCGCGATCGCCCGCGCCCTCGCGCTCGACCCGGACGTGCTGGTCGCAGACGAAGCCGTCTCCGCGCTCGACGTCTCGGTACAGGCGCAGGTGCTGGAACTGCTCGACGAGATCCAGAAGCGGCTCGGCATCGCCATCCTCTTCATCACCCACGATTTGCGCGTCGCAGCGCAGATCTGCGACGAGGTCGTGGTGATGCAGCACGGCCGTGTCGTCGAGCAGGGTCCCGCCGCCGAAGTGCTGACGCATCCAAAGGAGGCCTATACCAAGGCGCTGCTGGATGCGGCGCCGGGACGGAACTGGGATTTCGCGAACTTCCGGCCGGTGGTGGAAGGCGTGGGGGCGAGCGCGTAG
- a CDS encoding crotonase/enoyl-CoA hydratase family protein translates to MAYETIKYEVAEQILTITLNRPDKLNAFNAQMQAELIDAFDAADKDDNVRAIIVTGAGRGFCAGADLSSGADTFDRDARRGPVKRFADGKVDYSDPQVRDGGGQVTLRIFKCLKPVIAAVNGPAVGIGVTMQLAMDIRIASEAARFGFVFSQRGIVPEAASSWFLPRIVGISQALEWCYSGRVFPAQEALAGRLVSKVVAPDDLLPTARALAKEFAAKTAPVSVALIRQMMWRMMGADDPMEAHKVDSRGIYARGRSDDVREGVVSFLEKRPAQFKNKVSSDMPDYFPWWTEREYK, encoded by the coding sequence ATGGCGTATGAGACGATCAAGTACGAGGTCGCCGAGCAGATCCTCACCATCACGCTGAACCGGCCCGACAAGCTCAACGCCTTCAACGCGCAGATGCAGGCCGAGCTGATCGACGCGTTCGACGCCGCCGACAAGGACGACAATGTCCGCGCCATCATCGTCACCGGCGCCGGCCGCGGCTTTTGCGCCGGCGCCGATCTGTCGTCGGGCGCCGACACGTTCGACCGCGACGCGCGGCGCGGGCCCGTCAAACGTTTTGCCGACGGCAAGGTCGACTACAGCGATCCGCAGGTGCGCGACGGCGGCGGCCAGGTCACGCTGCGCATCTTCAAATGCCTCAAGCCCGTCATCGCCGCGGTGAACGGCCCCGCCGTCGGCATCGGCGTCACCATGCAGCTCGCGATGGACATCCGTATCGCCTCGGAGGCTGCGCGCTTCGGCTTCGTGTTCTCCCAGCGCGGCATCGTGCCGGAGGCCGCCTCGAGCTGGTTCCTGCCGCGCATCGTCGGCATCTCGCAGGCGCTGGAATGGTGCTATTCGGGACGCGTGTTCCCGGCGCAGGAAGCGCTTGCGGGCCGTCTCGTCAGCAAGGTCGTGGCCCCCGACGATCTGCTCCCGACCGCCCGCGCATTGGCAAAAGAGTTTGCGGCCAAGACGGCGCCGGTGTCGGTGGCGCTGATCCGCCAGATGATGTGGCGCATGATGGGCGCTGACGATCCCATGGAAGCCCACAAGGTCGACAGCCGTGGCATCTACGCCCGCGGCCGCTCCGACGACGTTAGGGAAGGCGTGGTGTCGTTCCTGGAGAAGCGTCCCGCACAGTTCAAGAACAAGGTGTCCAGCGACATGCCGGATTATTTCCCGTGGTGGACGGAGCGGGAGTACAAGTGA
- a CDS encoding methionine synthase has product MLFPTTIAGSLPKPEWLAEPNMLWAPWKSGGDELARAKRDATLIWLKIQEDAGIDIVTEGEQARQHFVHGFLEKIEGIDFAHKVEMGIRKDRYKAMVPQVVAPLRLKDRVHAFEARVARSHTKKKLKFTLPGPMTIIDTIADRYYGDRVKMAFAFAELLNEEAKALQADGVDLVQFDEPAFNVYMDEVNDWGIKALERAAQGLTCATAVHICYGYGIKANTDWKETLGAQWRQYEQIFPAIDASPIQQVAIECRNSKVPLDLLALLKTKIVQAGVIDVASDTVETAEDVVKVIEAVSKFVPKSNIIATTNCGMAPMRREIAEAKLMALGAGAALAREKLG; this is encoded by the coding sequence ATGCTGTTTCCAACCACGATCGCCGGCTCCCTGCCGAAGCCGGAATGGCTCGCCGAGCCCAACATGCTCTGGGCGCCCTGGAAGTCCGGAGGCGACGAACTTGCCCGCGCCAAGCGTGACGCGACGCTGATCTGGCTGAAGATCCAGGAGGACGCCGGCATCGACATCGTCACCGAGGGCGAGCAGGCCCGGCAGCATTTCGTGCACGGTTTCCTGGAGAAGATCGAGGGCATCGATTTTGCCCACAAGGTCGAGATGGGAATCCGCAAGGACCGCTACAAGGCAATGGTGCCGCAGGTGGTCGCCCCGCTCCGGCTGAAGGACCGCGTCCATGCCTTCGAGGCGCGCGTCGCGCGCTCGCATACGAAGAAGAAGCTGAAATTCACCCTGCCCGGCCCGATGACCATCATCGACACCATTGCCGACCGCTACTATGGCGACCGGGTCAAGATGGCGTTCGCCTTCGCCGAGCTGCTCAACGAGGAAGCCAAGGCGTTGCAAGCCGACGGCGTCGATCTCGTGCAGTTCGACGAGCCCGCCTTCAACGTCTACATGGACGAGGTCAACGACTGGGGCATCAAGGCGCTGGAGCGCGCCGCGCAGGGCCTCACCTGCGCCACCGCCGTGCACATCTGCTACGGCTACGGCATCAAGGCCAATACGGACTGGAAGGAGACGCTCGGCGCGCAATGGCGGCAATATGAGCAGATCTTCCCCGCGATCGATGCGAGCCCGATCCAGCAGGTCGCGATCGAGTGTCGCAATTCGAAGGTGCCGCTCGACCTGCTCGCGCTGCTGAAGACCAAGATCGTGCAGGCCGGCGTGATCGATGTCGCCAGCGACACGGTCGAGACCGCCGAGGACGTCGTGAAGGTGATTGAGGCGGTGTCGAAATTCGTGCCCAAGAGCAACATCATCGCCACCACCAATTGCGGCATGGCGCCGATGCGGCGCGAGATCGCGGAAGCCAAGCTGATGGCGCTCGGCGCCGGCGCCGCGCTGGCGCGCGAGAAGCTGGGATGA
- a CDS encoding NADPH:quinone oxidoreductase family protein, which translates to MVRAVVCRALGAPETLRLEEFPSRALKPGELRVAIRAAGLNFPDVLMAAGEYQLKPELPFTPGMEAAGDVTEVGAEARGVAVGDKVIVKMRHGAFTDEAIVTPAQLTPKPSTFDYAEAATYLAGHGTAYHALIDRGRVEPGEVLLVHGAGGGVGLAAVEIGKMLGATVIATASSDEKLAIAKSRGADHLVRYDREPFRDAVKRITDGRGADVVFDPVGGEVFEDSMRCIAWGARLLVIGFTGGIGLAKTNLLLIKGASVLGVRAGEAVRKNPALGEVRLKALLQWAEEGKLRPNVSHRLPLEEFAKAMRLLIDRKAIGRVALVME; encoded by the coding sequence ATGGTGCGCGCTGTCGTCTGCCGCGCGCTCGGCGCGCCCGAGACTTTGCGGCTGGAGGAGTTTCCATCGCGTGCGCTCAAGCCGGGCGAGTTGCGCGTCGCGATCCGCGCCGCCGGCTTGAATTTTCCTGACGTGCTGATGGCGGCCGGTGAATATCAGCTCAAGCCCGAGCTGCCGTTCACGCCCGGCATGGAGGCTGCGGGTGACGTCACCGAGGTCGGCGCAGAGGCGCGGGGCGTCGCCGTCGGCGACAAGGTCATCGTCAAGATGCGTCATGGCGCCTTTACCGACGAAGCCATCGTGACGCCGGCGCAGCTCACCCCTAAGCCGTCCACGTTCGACTACGCCGAAGCCGCGACCTATCTCGCCGGCCACGGCACGGCCTATCACGCGTTGATCGATCGCGGCCGGGTCGAGCCGGGCGAGGTGCTGCTGGTGCACGGTGCCGGCGGCGGCGTCGGCCTTGCCGCCGTCGAGATCGGCAAGATGTTGGGCGCGACCGTGATCGCGACCGCCTCCAGCGACGAAAAGCTTGCGATCGCGAAATCGCGCGGCGCCGATCATCTCGTCCGCTACGACCGCGAGCCGTTTCGCGATGCCGTCAAGCGCATCACTGACGGGCGCGGGGCGGATGTCGTGTTCGATCCCGTCGGCGGCGAAGTGTTCGAGGACTCGATGCGCTGCATCGCCTGGGGCGCGCGGCTGCTGGTGATCGGTTTCACCGGCGGCATCGGCTTGGCCAAGACCAATCTCTTGCTGATCAAGGGCGCCAGCGTGCTCGGCGTGCGCGCCGGCGAAGCGGTGCGGAAGAACCCCGCGCTCGGCGAGGTCCGCCTGAAGGCGCTCTTGCAATGGGCGGAGGAGGGCAAGCTGCGCCCCAACGTCTCGCACCGCCTGCCGCTGGAGGAGTTTGCAAAGGCGATGCGGCTCTTGATCGACCGCAAGGCGATCGGGCGCGTGGCGCTGGTGATGGAATGA
- the gpt gene encoding xanthine phosphoribosyltransferase — protein MAGEAPELNAQEKAGKAFPVSWDQFHRDCRALTWRLNEVGPFHAVIAITRGGLVPAAIVARELGVRVIDTVCIASYDHNKQGELQVLKGISEAAMKLGGGTGKGLLIVDDLVDTGKTGRLVREMLPDAHFATVYAKPMGRPLVDTFITEVSQDTWIFFPWDTALSYHPPLRDGAA, from the coding sequence ATGGCGGGTGAAGCACCGGAACTGAATGCGCAGGAGAAGGCCGGCAAGGCGTTCCCGGTGTCCTGGGACCAGTTCCACCGGGATTGCCGGGCGTTGACCTGGCGGCTCAACGAGGTCGGCCCATTCCATGCCGTGATCGCGATCACCCGCGGCGGGCTGGTGCCGGCCGCGATCGTGGCGCGCGAGCTCGGCGTGCGCGTGATCGATACGGTCTGCATCGCCAGCTACGACCACAACAAGCAGGGTGAGCTTCAGGTGCTCAAGGGCATTTCCGAGGCTGCCATGAAGCTCGGCGGCGGCACCGGCAAGGGCCTCTTGATCGTCGACGACCTCGTCGACACCGGCAAGACCGGCAGGCTGGTCCGCGAGATGCTGCCCGATGCGCATTTCGCCACCGTCTACGCCAAGCCGATGGGCCGCCCGTTGGTCGACACCTTCATCACGGAGGTGTCGCAGGACACCTGGATCTTCTTCCCCTGGGACACCGCGTTGTCCTACCACCCGCCGCTGCGCGACGGCGCGGCGTGA
- a CDS encoding M81 family metallopeptidase — translation MTRIAVGGFLHETNTFAPTKATFADFQHGGGWPAMTEGADVLKVMRRINVGLAGFVDSAEANRWELIPTIACGASPSAHVTKDAFERIVKVMVDGIAAAGPIDAVYLDLHGAMVTEHLDDGEGEILARVRRVIGKDVPLVASLDLHANVTPAMMDHADALIAYRTYPHVDMAETGRACAKHLALLLKTRQRFAKSFRQLPFLIAISWQCTNDFPTKGIYEKLAALESDAVPTLSFAPGFPAADFRDCGPSVFAYGKTQEDADRAADAIVKLIESHEDDFDGKIWTPDDGVRHAMELSKGASKPIIIADTQDNPGAGGDSDTTGMLRALVRNKASAATGAIYDPESAKAAHAAGVGASVTLSLGGKSGIPGDEPYTETFVVEKLSDGRFIAPGPYYGGREMEMGPSAALRIGDVRVVVSSHKAQLADQAMYRYVGIEPTQEKILVNKSSVHFRADFEPIAEKLMICAAPGAMPADTASLPWTRLRPGIRIKPNGPVFNPPSR, via the coding sequence ATGACACGTATCGCCGTCGGCGGCTTCCTGCACGAGACCAACACTTTCGCCCCGACCAAGGCGACCTTCGCGGATTTCCAGCATGGCGGCGGCTGGCCGGCGATGACCGAAGGTGCCGACGTCCTGAAGGTGATGCGGCGCATCAATGTCGGCCTTGCCGGCTTCGTCGACAGTGCCGAAGCGAACCGCTGGGAACTCATTCCGACCATTGCCTGCGGTGCCAGCCCGTCGGCGCATGTCACCAAGGATGCGTTCGAGCGCATCGTGAAGGTCATGGTCGACGGCATCGCAGCCGCGGGCCCGATCGACGCGGTCTATCTCGACCTGCACGGTGCGATGGTGACCGAACATCTCGACGACGGCGAAGGCGAGATTTTGGCGCGCGTGCGCCGCGTCATCGGCAAGGATGTTCCGCTGGTCGCGAGCCTCGACCTGCACGCCAATGTCACGCCCGCAATGATGGATCATGCGGACGCGCTGATCGCCTACCGCACCTATCCGCATGTCGACATGGCCGAGACCGGCCGCGCCTGCGCAAAGCATCTCGCGCTGCTGCTGAAGACCAGGCAGCGTTTCGCAAAATCCTTCCGGCAATTGCCGTTCCTGATCGCGATCAGCTGGCAATGCACCAACGACTTTCCCACCAAGGGCATTTACGAAAAGCTCGCCGCGCTGGAGAGCGATGCGGTTCCGACCCTCTCCTTCGCGCCCGGCTTCCCCGCCGCCGATTTCCGCGACTGCGGCCCGAGTGTGTTCGCCTATGGCAAAACGCAGGAAGACGCGGACCGGGCGGCCGATGCGATCGTCAAGCTGATCGAAAGCCACGAGGACGATTTCGACGGCAAGATCTGGACACCCGACGACGGCGTGCGCCATGCGATGGAACTTTCGAAGGGCGCGAGCAAGCCGATCATCATCGCCGACACCCAGGACAATCCCGGCGCCGGTGGCGATTCCGACACCACGGGCATGCTGCGTGCGCTGGTTCGCAACAAGGCGAGCGCGGCGACCGGCGCCATCTACGATCCGGAATCGGCGAAGGCCGCGCACGCGGCCGGTGTGGGCGCCTCCGTGACGCTGTCGCTCGGCGGCAAGTCCGGCATCCCCGGCGACGAGCCCTATACCGAGACCTTTGTCGTGGAAAAGCTCTCCGACGGCCGCTTCATCGCGCCCGGTCCCTACTACGGCGGCCGCGAGATGGAGATGGGCCCCTCCGCAGCCTTGCGCATCGGCGACGTCCGCGTCGTCGTCTCCTCGCACAAGGCCCAGCTCGCCGACCAGGCGATGTACCGCTATGTCGGCATCGAGCCGACACAAGAGAAGATTTTGGTCAACAAGAGCTCGGTGCACTTCCGCGCCGATTTCGAGCCGATCGCGGAGAAGCTGATGATCTGCGCCGCGCCCGGCGCGATGCCGGCCGACACGGCTTCCCTCCCCTGGACGCGCCTGCGCCCGGGCATCCGCATCAAGCCGAACGGCCCCGTTTTCAATCCTCCTTCACGCTAA
- a CDS encoding M20 aminoacylase family protein, whose translation MPTIDRIDGYADELTAIRRDLHAHPEIGFEEVRTSGIVADKLKSWGIEVHRGLGGTGVIGVIKGKGSGGKRIGLRADMDALPMEENTNLKWSSKIPGRFHGCGHDGHTTMLLGTARYLAETRNFDGTVHLIFQPAEEGLGGARAMIKDGLFEKFPCDELYGLHNAPDLNHGEIAILPGPAMASADFFDLRITGYGAHGAMPERSKDAVIIATTLAQAIQTIVSRNVEPLQAAVISITQIHAGSAYNVIPGEAHLCGTIRTFSNEVRALIAERIRTICAGIAAAYQCTIEADIRDTFGVLVNQVEQSKVVEEVARTIVDPANVITRAQPKMGSEDFADMLQTIPGAYFWVGHDGSVPVHNPGFVLDDKILPIGASMFARIIETRMPVS comes from the coding sequence ATGCCCACCATCGACCGGATCGACGGCTATGCCGACGAACTCACTGCTATCAGGCGCGACCTCCACGCCCATCCCGAGATCGGCTTCGAGGAAGTGCGCACTTCCGGCATCGTCGCCGACAAGCTGAAGAGCTGGGGCATCGAGGTGCATCGCGGCCTCGGCGGCACCGGCGTGATCGGCGTCATCAAGGGCAAGGGTTCGGGCGGCAAGCGCATCGGCTTGCGCGCCGACATGGATGCGCTGCCGATGGAAGAGAATACCAATCTGAAATGGAGCTCGAAGATCCCCGGCCGCTTCCACGGCTGCGGCCATGACGGGCACACCACCATGCTGCTCGGCACCGCGCGCTATCTCGCCGAGACCCGGAATTTCGACGGCACCGTGCACCTGATCTTCCAGCCGGCCGAGGAAGGCCTCGGCGGCGCCCGCGCCATGATCAAGGACGGGCTGTTCGAGAAGTTCCCCTGCGACGAGCTCTACGGCCTGCACAACGCGCCCGACCTCAACCACGGCGAGATCGCGATCCTGCCCGGCCCGGCCATGGCCAGCGCCGACTTCTTCGACCTCCGCATCACCGGCTACGGCGCGCATGGCGCGATGCCCGAGCGCTCCAAGGACGCGGTGATCATCGCGACCACGCTGGCGCAGGCGATCCAGACCATCGTCAGCCGCAACGTCGAGCCGCTGCAGGCCGCCGTCATCTCGATCACGCAGATCCATGCGGGTTCCGCCTATAACGTCATCCCTGGCGAAGCGCATCTCTGCGGCACCATCCGCACCTTCTCGAATGAAGTCCGCGCCCTGATCGCCGAACGCATCCGCACCATCTGCGCCGGCATCGCGGCCGCGTATCAGTGCACGATCGAAGCCGACATCCGCGACACGTTCGGCGTGCTGGTCAACCAGGTCGAGCAGTCCAAGGTGGTCGAGGAGGTCGCGCGCACCATCGTCGATCCCGCCAACGTGATCACCCGCGCCCAGCCGAAGATGGGCAGCGAGGATTTCGCCGACATGCTGCAGACCATTCCCGGCGCCTATTTCTGGGTCGGCCATGACGGCTCGGTGCCGGTGCACAATCCCGGCTTCGTGCTGGACGACAAGATCCTGCCGATCGGCGCCAGCATGTTCGCGCGCATCATCGAAACGCGCATGCCGGTGAGCTAG
- a CDS encoding glutathione S-transferase N-terminal domain-containing protein, which yields MIDLYYAPTPNGWKISIMLEELGLPYTVKPVNIRVGEQFNPEFLAISPNNRIPAIVDHEPADAGAPFSAFETGAILIYLAEKTGRLLPADLRGRSTTIQWVMWQMAGLGPMLGQHGHFALYAAEKIPYAIERYRDEAARLYGVLDRQLDKTGAYVAGDYSIADIACFPWTMTHKAQGFTLDDYPSVKRWYAEVRARPQVQAGLAIGKFVKEPFDEESRKIMFGQRAKEVLGRK from the coding sequence ATGATCGACCTCTATTACGCGCCGACGCCGAACGGCTGGAAAATCTCGATCATGCTGGAGGAACTCGGGCTTCCCTACACCGTGAAGCCCGTCAACATTCGCGTTGGCGAGCAGTTCAATCCTGAGTTTCTGGCGATCAGCCCAAACAACCGCATTCCCGCGATCGTCGATCATGAGCCCGCCGATGCCGGCGCACCGTTCTCGGCGTTCGAGACCGGCGCGATCCTGATCTATCTCGCGGAGAAGACCGGCCGTTTGCTGCCGGCTGATTTGCGCGGGCGCTCCACCACCATTCAATGGGTGATGTGGCAGATGGCGGGCCTCGGGCCCATGCTTGGCCAGCACGGCCATTTCGCGCTCTATGCGGCCGAGAAGATCCCTTATGCGATCGAGCGCTATCGCGACGAGGCGGCGCGGCTCTACGGCGTGCTCGACCGGCAGCTCGACAAGACCGGCGCCTATGTCGCCGGCGACTATTCCATCGCCGACATCGCCTGCTTCCCCTGGACCATGACTCACAAGGCGCAAGGCTTCACGCTCGACGACTATCCGAGCGTGAAACGCTGGTACGCCGAGGTGCGGGCGCGGCCGCAGGTGCAGGCGGGGCTTGCGATCGGCAAATTCGTGAAAGAGCCGTTCGACGAGGAATCACGCAAGATCATGTTCGGCCAGCGGGCTAAGGAAGTGTTGGGAAGGAAGTAG
- a CDS encoding amidase codes for MHKKSPEEAVTSLHDLSAVDLIAGYRAKQFSPSEVLEDVLAHVAAWEPHLKALYAFDPDSAREAAKASTARWTGGEPSGALDGVPVTVKDNIATKGVPVPLGAASVKLVPAEKDAPPAARLREAGAIIFAKTTMPDYGMLSSGLSSFHALARNPWDLSKNPGGSSAGAGAAAAAGYGPLHLGTDIGGSVRLPAGWCGLVGLKPSFGRVPIDPTYVGRVAGPMTRTVDDCALMMSAIAKPDRRDGMSLPAEPLNWKGLEKSPRKLRIGLMLDPGCGLALEKPVREVAVKAAKAFESAGAVVTEVDGILTREMLDGLDNFWRARMWDDLSKLTSAEQAKVLPYIFKWGESGAKLSGVDVIRGFNQTMAIRAAASKLFCELDYVISPTAPNVNYPAEWASPTNDPMKPFEHIAYTVPWNMSENPAVSLNGGFDAKGFPIGLQIVGRRFDDIGVLGMAKAFEGLRGAQKPWPKPPAQ; via the coding sequence ATGCACAAGAAGAGCCCTGAGGAAGCGGTCACCTCGCTGCACGATCTGTCCGCGGTCGACCTGATCGCGGGCTATCGGGCCAAACAGTTCTCGCCGAGCGAGGTGCTGGAGGACGTGCTCGCGCATGTCGCGGCGTGGGAACCGCATCTGAAGGCGCTCTATGCGTTCGACCCCGACAGCGCGCGCGAGGCCGCAAAGGCCTCGACCGCGCGCTGGACCGGGGGCGAGCCGTCAGGCGCGCTCGACGGCGTGCCTGTCACGGTGAAGGACAACATCGCGACCAAGGGCGTGCCGGTGCCGCTGGGCGCTGCCAGCGTCAAGCTGGTGCCGGCCGAGAAGGACGCACCGCCCGCCGCGCGGCTGCGCGAGGCCGGCGCGATCATCTTCGCCAAGACCACGATGCCCGATTACGGCATGCTGTCGTCCGGGCTCTCCTCTTTCCATGCGCTCGCGCGCAATCCCTGGGACCTCAGCAAGAACCCGGGCGGCTCCAGCGCCGGCGCAGGCGCCGCTGCCGCGGCCGGCTATGGTCCCCTCCATCTCGGCACCGATATCGGCGGCTCGGTTCGCCTGCCCGCGGGCTGGTGCGGCCTCGTCGGCCTGAAGCCGAGTTTTGGCCGCGTGCCGATCGATCCCACCTATGTCGGCCGTGTCGCCGGTCCCATGACCCGCACCGTCGATGATTGCGCGCTGATGATGAGCGCGATCGCAAAGCCCGACCGGCGCGACGGCATGAGCCTGCCGGCCGAGCCGCTGAACTGGAAGGGCTTGGAAAAGTCTCCGCGAAAGCTGCGCATCGGCCTGATGCTCGATCCCGGCTGCGGCCTGGCGCTGGAGAAGCCGGTGCGCGAGGTCGCGGTGAAGGCCGCGAAGGCCTTTGAATCCGCGGGCGCAGTCGTGACGGAAGTCGACGGCATCCTCACCCGCGAGATGCTCGACGGCCTCGACAATTTCTGGCGCGCGCGGATGTGGGACGATCTGTCGAAACTGACGTCGGCCGAACAGGCAAAGGTGCTGCCTTATATCTTCAAATGGGGCGAGTCCGGCGCGAAGCTCTCGGGTGTCGACGTCATCCGCGGCTTCAACCAGACCATGGCGATCCGCGCGGCGGCGTCAAAGCTGTTCTGTGAGCTCGACTATGTGATCTCGCCGACCGCGCCAAACGTGAACTATCCGGCGGAGTGGGCCTCCCCGACCAACGATCCCATGAAGCCGTTCGAGCACATCGCCTATACCGTGCCATGGAATATGTCGGAGAATCCGGCCGTCTCCCTCAATGGCGGCTTCGACGCCAAGGGTTTTCCCATCGGCTTGCAGATCGTCGGCCGCCGTTTCGACGACATCGGCGTGCTCGGCATGGCCAAGGCTTTTGAAGGCCTGCGCGGCGCACAGAAGCCCTGGCCGAAGCCGCCGGCACAGTAA
- a CDS encoding 2-hydroxychromene-2-carboxylate isomerase: MIEFFFDCSSPWTYLAFHNIQPLAKELGTEVVWRPILVGGIFNTVNPSVYAQRETPVPLKARYMKKDLADWARSAGLAIKMPPTVFPVNSVKAMRGCIWLGKDMVPFATAVFEAYWSEDKDISQDAVLAGICKKVGIDEQKFLAGISEQGIKDQLKANTEEVVARGGFGSPTIFVNKTDMYFGNDRLPLIREALTRSKASAA, encoded by the coding sequence ATGATCGAATTCTTCTTCGACTGCTCCAGCCCCTGGACCTATCTCGCCTTTCACAACATCCAGCCGCTGGCGAAAGAGCTCGGCACCGAGGTCGTCTGGCGACCGATCCTGGTCGGCGGCATCTTCAACACGGTCAATCCGAGCGTCTACGCCCAGCGCGAGACACCGGTGCCGCTGAAGGCGCGCTATATGAAAAAGGACCTCGCGGACTGGGCGCGCTCGGCGGGCCTTGCGATCAAGATGCCGCCGACGGTGTTTCCGGTGAACAGCGTCAAGGCCATGCGCGGCTGCATCTGGCTCGGCAAAGACATGGTGCCGTTCGCGACCGCCGTGTTCGAGGCCTATTGGAGCGAGGACAAGGACATCTCGCAGGACGCGGTGCTCGCCGGGATCTGCAAAAAGGTCGGCATCGACGAGCAGAAGTTCCTTGCCGGTATTTCCGAGCAGGGCATCAAGGACCAGCTCAAGGCCAATACGGAGGAGGTCGTCGCGCGCGGCGGCTTCGGCTCGCCGACGATCTTCGTGAACAAGACCGACATGTATTTCGGCAATGACCGCCTGCCGTTGATCCGCGAGGCTCTTACGCGCAGCAAGGCGAGCGCGGCCTGA